The Sulfitobacter donghicola DSW-25 = KCTC 12864 = JCM 14565 region ATCGAAACGCTGGCCTATGAAACACAAAGGCTGGGGTTGAACGGGCGGGTGGCTGGATCGCACCTGACCTCGATGCATTCGATGGACAATTATTATGTGTCCAAACTGTTGCCGCTGATGGCCGAGGCCGATGTCAGAGCCATCCCCAACCCGCTGATCAATATCGTGCTACAGGGGCGCCATGATACATATCCCAAACGCCGCGGCCTGACGCGGGTAAAGGAAATGCAGGCCCATGGGATCACGGTTGGATGGGGGCAGGATTGCGTGCTGGACCCTTGGTATTCGCTGGGCACCGCCGATATGCTGGACGTTGCCTTTATGGGGTTGCACGTGGGGCAAATGACCAGCCCCGATGAAATGCGAAAATGTTTTGCGATGGTGACAGACGAAAACGCCAAGATCATGGGGCTAGAGCACTATGGCCTAAAGGTTGGGGCAAAAGCATCGTTGGTGGTGCTAGACGCAGGTGACCCGATCGAAGCATTGCGCCTGCGCGCGACACGGCTCTTTGTCGTCGCGAACGGCAAACTGGTGAGCGAAACCCCCCGCGCGGATGCAAAGATATCTTTGGCGGGGCGCCCTGCGGCGTCACGCAGGCGGCATGTGACCACCTAACCCACAACCGCCGCAGCGGGGCAGGGGCCGAAAATCAAACAACCCCGCAACAGATGCGGGGTTGTTTTGTTTTTATCGCCATTTTGACGGGGCCACTCAAAGGCGTTAACCGCCAAAATCATCCAGCATGATGTCTTCTGGATCAACGCCCATTTCGATCAGCATATTGGTGACAGACTGGTTCATGATGGGCGGTCCACACATGTAATATTCACAGTCTTCTGGGGCAGGGTGGTTTTTCAGGTATTCGTCCATCAGCACGTTATGGATAAAGCCGGTATAGCCTTTCCATTCGTCCTCGGGCAGGGCGTCTGACAGGGCAACATGCCATGTAAAGTTGTCAAACTGTTTGGCCAGCTCGTCAAAATCCTCAACAAAGAACATTTCACGTTTCGAGCGCGCACCATACCAAAAGGTGATCTTGCGATCGCGGTTTTCAAGGCGCTTGAGCTGGTCGAAAATGTGGCTGCGCATGGGGGCCATGCCTGCACCACCGCCGATGAACACCATTTCTTTCTTGGTGTCGCGGGCAAAGAATTCGCCGTAAGGGCCGGAAATCGTGACCTTGTCACCTGGTTTCAGGTTGAAAATATAGGACGACATTTTGCCCGCAGGGATGCCGACCGAACCAGGAGGCGGGGAGGCAACACGCACGTTCAGCATGATCATGCCGCGCTCATCCGGATAGTTGGCCATGGAGTAGGCGCGCTCGATCGGTTCTTCCACATGGGATTCATATTCCCACAGTTTGAATTTGTCCCAATCTTCGCGGTACTCTTCCTGCACATCGAATTCGGAATACTTCAGATCATGCGCTGGGGCTTCGATCTGGATGTAGCCACCCGCGCGGAAGTTGACGTCTTCGCCTTCTGGCAAATCCAGAATAAGCGCCTTGATAAAGGTTGCGACGTTGTCGTTGGAACGCACGGTGCATTCCCATTTCTGCACGCCGAACACCTCTTCGGGGACTTCGATGTCCATGTCCTGTTTCACCGCAACCTGACAGGACAGGCGATCACCGCAAGAGGCTTCGCGTTTGGTGATATGGCCCTCTTCGGTGGGCAGGATCGACCCGCCACCAGAATGGACCTTTACGCGACATTGCGCGCAGGTACCGCCGCCACCACAGGCCGAGGGAACAAACAGTTTTTGTTCAGACAAGGTTTGCAGCAGCTTGCCGCCAGCCGGAACCGAGATCGTCTTTTCACCGTTGATGGTGATGTTGACGTTCCCCGTCGAGACCAGCTTGGAGCGCGCGGCGAGAATAATTGCAACAAGCGCGATAACGATTGCTGTGAAAAGTAAGATACCAAGGCCAAAGGTTGCCATCTGAGTTTCCCTTTTAGAGTTTCACGCCAGAGAAAGACATGAACGCCATAGCCATCAGGCCAGCCGTGATGAAAGTAATGCCTAGACCCTGAAGGCCATCGGGAATGTCGGAGTATTTCAGCTTTTCGCGCACACCAGCCATCGCAGTGATGGCAAGGGCCCAGCCAAAGCCTGAAGAGATGCCATAGGTCACCGATTCAGGGAAATTATAGCTCCGCTCAACCATGAACAAAGACCCGCCAAGGATCGCACAGTTCACGGTGATCAGCGGCAGGAAAACACCCAGCGCGTTATAGAGCGGCGGGAAATATTTATCCAAAACCATCTCTAGGATTTGCACCAGCGCCGCGATGACGCCGATATATGAGATCAGGCCAAGAAACGTCAGGTCAACCTCTGCAAAACCTGCCCATGCCAGTGCACCCGGTGCCAGCAGATAGGTCAGGATCAGGTTGTTGGCAGGCACCGTAATCGCCTGCACCACCATAACCGAAATACCCAGACCCAAGGCTGTTGAGATCTTTTTGGAAACAGCGATGAACGTACACATCCCCAAAAAGAACGACAGGGCGAGGTTCTCGACAAAGATTGCCTTTACGGCGATTGAAATCAAACCTTCCATCAGTGTGCATCCATTACTTGAATTTTATATTCACGCTCTTCGACTTGCTCTGTCTTCCATGTGCGGAAGGCCCAGATCAAAAGCCCGATGATAAAGAACGCAGATGGCGGCAGCAGCAGCAGGCCGTTTGGCACATAC contains the following coding sequences:
- the nqrF gene encoding NADH:ubiquinone reductase (Na(+)-transporting) subunit F yields the protein MATFGLGILLFTAIVIALVAIILAARSKLVSTGNVNITINGEKTISVPAGGKLLQTLSEQKLFVPSACGGGGTCAQCRVKVHSGGGSILPTEEGHITKREASCGDRLSCQVAVKQDMDIEVPEEVFGVQKWECTVRSNDNVATFIKALILDLPEGEDVNFRAGGYIQIEAPAHDLKYSEFDVQEEYREDWDKFKLWEYESHVEEPIERAYSMANYPDERGMIMLNVRVASPPPGSVGIPAGKMSSYIFNLKPGDKVTISGPYGEFFARDTKKEMVFIGGGAGMAPMRSHIFDQLKRLENRDRKITFWYGARSKREMFFVEDFDELAKQFDNFTWHVALSDALPEDEWKGYTGFIHNVLMDEYLKNHPAPEDCEYYMCGPPIMNQSVTNMLIEMGVDPEDIMLDDFGG
- a CDS encoding amidohydrolase family protein; amino-acid sequence: IETLAYETQRLGLNGRVAGSHLTSMHSMDNYYVSKLLPLMAEADVRAIPNPLINIVLQGRHDTYPKRRGLTRVKEMQAHGITVGWGQDCVLDPWYSLGTADMLDVAFMGLHVGQMTSPDEMRKCFAMVTDENAKIMGLEHYGLKVGAKASLVVLDAGDPIEALRLRATRLFVVANGKLVSETPRADAKISLAGRPAASRRRHVTT
- the nqrE gene encoding NADH:ubiquinone reductase (Na(+)-transporting) subunit E, whose amino-acid sequence is MEGLISIAVKAIFVENLALSFFLGMCTFIAVSKKISTALGLGISVMVVQAITVPANNLILTYLLAPGALAWAGFAEVDLTFLGLISYIGVIAALVQILEMVLDKYFPPLYNALGVFLPLITVNCAILGGSLFMVERSYNFPESVTYGISSGFGWALAITAMAGVREKLKYSDIPDGLQGLGITFITAGLMAMAFMSFSGVKL